The Arcobacter sp. CECT 8986 DNA window TTTAACTAAGCCTTTTTTTTTACACATTATTTCCCTTTATATTACTATTTTTATTGTTGTTTCTATTTATTTTTTATACTGTTCCTATTCTTATTTGCACACTTTCTATCCCTATTATATTTGCTTTTATATGACTATTGTTTATTTCTATTGTTGTATTTCTTATTACTTAATATATTTATTTCTTGTAAGTGATTGTGGTTATAATTCTTTATTATATAATATTACTGGGTAGTTTTTTATGTAGTTTAATATGCGTTTTTATTAGAGAAAAGGTTATCTTTTATTTAATCCTTTGTTAGATTTAATTTATGGCACATTTTAATACCATAAAGGAATATAATCCATGAAACATATATCCAAAAGATTGAAAATAATAGTGTTGATAAAGAACCATAAATAGTTGTGTATGTTTTATTATAAATAACATAATAAACAAACAGATTTTTAGTAATAGAAAGTATTGATAAAGTTACAAAAGAGGAGATAATGGCAGCTTTATTTTTAACATACTTATTAACACTTAATTTAAATAATATAAAAAATATAAGCCATGCAACAATAAAAGTAGTTAAACTATTTAAAATTGAATTACTATATAAAGATATAACAATATCTGAAATAGTAAAAATAAAAGGCAATGCAATTAAAAATATTAAATAAAAAAGAAATGATTTGTAAATTGGTCTTCTTTTTGCCTTATGTATTTTATTAATGATGTATTCGTAGTCTTTAAAGAACATTACAAAGACAAAAAACATATAAACAATACCAATATAGCCTAACTTATTAGAATTAGATATAAAGCTTTTAAATTCATTTACAAACTCTTTTGAATGCATAGGATTTAAAATATCAAATACGTAAGTTATAAAAGTATCAAGATATCCTTGAAAAATTTCTAATGAAGATATTATTGCAATTAATAGAGCAATAATAGGTAGTATCGAAAAGATAGTAAAGAAGCTAAGACTTGCAGCATAATAAGTAGTATCATCATTAAAAAAAGAATCAATAAATCCTATTATACTTTTGTAATACCTTACTGCAAGACTCTGCTTTTTCATTTTATAAACCCATTTTAAATGGATTTAAAATATTATTTGGATCAAATGCTCTTTTTATACTTCTAAATAATTCTAATTCTGCATCATTAAATGCAATACTCATAAATGGAGCTTTTGATAATCCAATTCCGTGTTCACCACTTAATGTTCCTTCTAAATCTACAACAAATTGAAAAATCTCTTCAATAGCTTTATGTCCATCTGCCATCTCTTTTTCATTTGTTTTATCTTTTACCATAACATTAACATGGATATTTCCATCACCTGCATGTCCAAAACAAGGTACATTAAATCCATATTTCTCACCAATTTTATATATTCCATCTAATGCTTCTGGAAGTTTTGCTCTTGGTACAGAGATATCTTCATTTAATTTTTTTGTTCCATAAATTGCAGTTGCAGGACTTGCATTTCTTCTTGCAAACCAAAGTTTTGCACTCTCTTCTTCATCTTTAGCAATAATAAAATCAGTAGAACCAAAATTAGCGAATGAATCTTTTAATGTTTGAAGTTGTGAATCAATTTCAGCTTGGCTACTTCCATCTACATCACCAACTAAAATTCCTCCTGCATTTTCAGGTAATTCAACTTGAGGAAATTTCTTTTTAAGTGCCTTAATCACAAGTGCATCTAAAAATTCCATCGCAACAGGATTAGCACCATTTGCAAGAGATTTAAATACTGCATTCATTGCTTTATTTACATCAGGAAAAACTCCCATGTATGTTTGTTTACATTTTGGTTTAGGAATCAGTTTTAATGTTATTTCAGTTATTACTGCAAGTGTACCTTCACTAGCAATTAAGATACCTGCTGTGTTATATCCTGCAACATCTTTGATTGTTTTTTTACCTGCTGTGATAATTTCACCATTTGGTAAAACTGCTCTTAATGCCACAACATAATCTTTTGTTATACCATATTTTGCTGCTCTCATTCCTCCAGCATTTTCACTTACATTTCCACCAAGTGTAGAGTATTGTTCACTTGCTGGATCTGGTGGATAAAATAATCCTACTTCTTCAACTGCTTTTTGAAATTGCATATTAATTAAACCTGGTTGAACAACACCAACCATATTTTCCATATCAATTTCAATTAGTTTATTCATATGTCTTTCTAAACTAAGAATAATCCCTCCATTTGAAGGTAAAGCTCCACCTGTAAAACCAGAACCTGCACCTCTTGGTACAATTATAATTTTGTGTTCATTACAATATTTTAATATTTTTGATACGTCTTGTTCATCTCTTGGAAAAACAACTGCATCAGGTTCAAATCTCTCTTTAGTTGCATCATAACAATATGCAATTAAGTGAGCTTTATCAGCTCTTATATTTTCTTCTCCGACTACTTCTTTGAAGTAGTCTAGATGTTTTGAATCAATCATTAATTTAATCCTAAAATTGTTTTGTAATAGTTACTATAAATATCATTTTTCTTAACTATTTCATCTTTTGTCATTTCACCTTCTAAAAGAATTTCTTCTTCACTTCTTTCGTCATCACCGAATAAATCTTTTAAAATGCTTAACTCTTTTATACTTTTCCATACACTATCAATTACAGACTCTTCAATTCCTGTAATTCTTGTGTAAAATGGCATTCTATCTGTATCAAGATAGTTATATGCAAGAGAGAATCTATCTAATATCGCAAAAGTTTTACTATCAACAATATAAACTTTATTTGAAATTACAATAAATATAGTTCCTAAGTTCTGATCTTTTGCAAATTTTTGAATTGTAGTTCTAGATGGTAGAGGTTCTCTATCAGCTTTTAACTTAGCAGCAAAAATATCTGAATGTAAGAATGAATTATTTCTAAATTTAGCTCTTGTAACTAAGAATGCATCTTGTGATGGAGCAATTATTAGTGATTTATCATACATATAATTTAAAATTAGTGTATCATTTTCTTGAACAATAGATTTTGAATTAGGAAGAGCATTTTGTTTTAAACCTTCAAATCTTAAAAATTTAACTTTTGATGCTGTCTCATTTGTAGCTTCTACATATGCATTTGCAATGATAATTTTTTGTCCATCATCATAAGTTTTCATAACAATACCAGATTGTCCAACTCTTAGGTTTCCTATATTTATAATAGCACTATCTTTTGTTACATTAGTTAATTGTGTTTTAATTGTACTAAATGTTAATGTACCTGGAGTAACTTTTGATGCAACAAATTTTTTGTTATCTAATGATGCAACAAATTTTTTGTTATCAAATCTAAGTACAGTTTTTGTAGTTAAAATATATTGGTAGTTTAACCCTTTTTTAGAACTTGTTATTCTAATATCTCTTAACTTCCAGCCCTTCTTTTTCATATCTAAAAAAGAAGCTTCTCCTTGACACATACCACCATCTAATTTTACTTTATCAATTGTTGATGGACTTGTCCAATCTTTTTTGTAACATACTGTTGTTTGCGCACTTAATACAGAAGTTGCAAAAAGTGCTAATGTTGCTAAAAATAATTTAGTTGAAGCTTTTCTCATTCATTTTTCCTTATTAGTTTTGTAACTCTTTTAATTTTTCTTTTACTGCTTCAACGTGTCCTTTAACTTTAACTTTAGTCCACATAGCTGCAATTTCCCCTTCAGGATTAATAATAAAAGTAGATCTAACTACACCCATATACTCTTTACCCATAAATTTTTTAAGTTGCCATACTCCATAATCTTCGCACATTTTTTTATCAATATCAGATAATAAAGTTATAGTTAACTCTTTTTTTTCTATAAATCTTCTATGTTTTTGTGTATCATCAGGACTTACTCCTAGTATGATAGCATCCAAATCATCAAAATCTGGTTCACTTTGTGTAAAGTCACAAGCTTCAGTAGTACAACCAGGTGTTAAATCTTTTGGATAAAAATATAAAACTATCCATTTACCTTTTAAATCTCTTGAACAAATTTCAATATCATCTTGATTTTTTGCGCAAAAATCTGGTGCTTTAGTACCTATTTCTATCATAAATAATCCTTCTTTATTTTATTGCAATATATGTAGCAAAATTAACCCATTTGAAAATAGTTTCAAAATGAGTAAACCCTGCATCCAATATCATCTTTTTATTTTCTTCATCTGTGTATGGTATTAATACATTTTCTAATGCTTCTCTTTTTTGAGAAATTTCATACTCACTATAACCTTGTGTTTTCTTAAAATCATAATAAATATCAATACTTTGTTTATTTAATACTTTATTATCAGAGATTACTTTTTCACTGAAGATAAAAACTCCTTTTTCATTCAATGAATCAAATATTTTTTTGATAAGTTTTTCTCTTTGTAAAGGTCTAATAAACTGAAGTGTATAGTTTGAAATTATTAATTGAGCGTGATTATAATTAGTTGTAAGTAAGTCTTCATTTTTTAAATCGATATCTATTCCAAAAGCTTTGCAT harbors:
- a CDS encoding YihY/virulence factor BrkB family protein; this translates as MKKQSLAVRYYKSIIGFIDSFFNDDTTYYAASLSFFTIFSILPIIALLIAIISSLEIFQGYLDTFITYVFDILNPMHSKEFVNEFKSFISNSNKLGYIGIVYMFFVFVMFFKDYEYIINKIHKAKRRPIYKSFLFYLIFLIALPFIFTISDIVISLYSNSILNSLTTFIVAWLIFFILFKLSVNKYVKNKAAIISSFVTLSILSITKNLFVYYVIYNKTYTTIYGSLSTLLFSIFWIYVSWIIFLYGIKMCHKLNLTKD
- a CDS encoding FAD-binding oxidoreductase, giving the protein MIDSKHLDYFKEVVGEENIRADKAHLIAYCYDATKERFEPDAVVFPRDEQDVSKILKYCNEHKIIIVPRGAGSGFTGGALPSNGGIILSLERHMNKLIEIDMENMVGVVQPGLINMQFQKAVEEVGLFYPPDPASEQYSTLGGNVSENAGGMRAAKYGITKDYVVALRAVLPNGEIITAGKKTIKDVAGYNTAGILIASEGTLAVITEITLKLIPKPKCKQTYMGVFPDVNKAMNAVFKSLANGANPVAMEFLDALVIKALKKKFPQVELPENAGGILVGDVDGSSQAEIDSQLQTLKDSFANFGSTDFIIAKDEEESAKLWFARRNASPATAIYGTKKLNEDISVPRAKLPEALDGIYKIGEKYGFNVPCFGHAGDGNIHVNVMVKDKTNEKEMADGHKAIEEIFQFVVDLEGTLSGEHGIGLSKAPFMSIAFNDAELELFRSIKRAFDPNNILNPFKMGL
- a CDS encoding plasminogen-binding N-terminal domain-containing protein; the protein is MRKASTKLFLATLALFATSVLSAQTTVCYKKDWTSPSTIDKVKLDGGMCQGEASFLDMKKKGWKLRDIRITSSKKGLNYQYILTTKTVLRFDNKKFVASLDNKKFVASKVTPGTLTFSTIKTQLTNVTKDSAIINIGNLRVGQSGIVMKTYDDGQKIIIANAYVEATNETASKVKFLRFEGLKQNALPNSKSIVQENDTLILNYMYDKSLIIAPSQDAFLVTRAKFRNNSFLHSDIFAAKLKADREPLPSRTTIQKFAKDQNLGTIFIVISNKVYIVDSKTFAILDRFSLAYNYLDTDRMPFYTRITGIEESVIDSVWKSIKELSILKDLFGDDERSEEEILLEGEMTKDEIVKKNDIYSNYYKTILGLN
- the bcp gene encoding thioredoxin-dependent thiol peroxidase, yielding MIEIGTKAPDFCAKNQDDIEICSRDLKGKWIVLYFYPKDLTPGCTTEACDFTQSEPDFDDLDAIILGVSPDDTQKHRRFIEKKELTITLLSDIDKKMCEDYGVWQLKKFMGKEYMGVVRSTFIINPEGEIAAMWTKVKVKGHVEAVKEKLKELQN
- the cmoA gene encoding carboxy-S-adenosyl-L-methionine synthase CmoA is translated as MIDKVFEKSIKKQFEFDEDVASVFDDMLNRSIPFYKQMQELTIKFALNHLKQDDYVYDLGCSTASTLIELGKQSNFNLNLVGIDNSSAMLARAKKKCKAFGIDIDLKNEDLLTTNYNHAQLIISNYTLQFIRPLQREKLIKKIFDSLNEKGVFIFSEKVISDNKVLNKQSIDIYYDFKKTQGYSEYEISQKREALENVLIPYTDEENKKMILDAGFTHFETIFKWVNFATYIAIK